A single region of the Salvia miltiorrhiza cultivar Shanhuang (shh) chromosome 8, IMPLAD_Smil_shh, whole genome shotgun sequence genome encodes:
- the LOC130998641 gene encoding uncharacterized protein LOC130998641 — protein sequence MASSSQANVPYLRRDTIDQTEVAISTYYRDSHFPELVETLNVVGEQCNSDLLGRFRASCFGHFTDWRPGPKSNKALHQIVSRQIVSEDDEMCFFLCGARVRFSPADYALVTGLNFGGSMFDATLQHDCSRVEAYRRFCGTRSMTIQSLIKRVCDLDRRVDDEDESLYLRAVLVCVAHTLVLGLDTRILLGRVFV from the exons Atggcatcttcttcacag gcgAATGTCCCATATCTTCGTCGCGACACTATAGACCAGACGGAGGTTGCTATCAGCACCTACTATAGGGATTCACATTTTCCGGAGctggttgaaactttaaatgtggTCGGCGAACAGTGCAATTCAGATTTATTGGGAAGATTTAGAGCATCATGTTTTGGGCATTTCACTGATTGGAGGCCCGGCCCGAAGAGCAATAAAGCATTACACCAGATTGTATCGAGGCAGATTGTGTCAGAAGATGATGAGATGTGCTTCTTTCTGTGCGGAGCACGAGTCAGATTTTCTCCTGCGGACTACGCATTAGTGACTGGGCTCAATTTCGGGGGATCGATGTTCGATGCGACATTACAGCACGACTGCAGTCGCGTGGAGGCATACCGACGATTCTGCGGTACGCGAAGCATGACCATACAGTCGCTCATCAAACGCGTGTGCGATTTGGATCGTCGagtggatgatgaggatgagagCCTGTACCTTCGTGCTGTCCTCGTGTGTGTGGCTCACACCCTTGTTCTTGGGTTGGATACGCGG ATTCTCCTGGGGCGCGTATTCGTATAA
- the LOC130998953 gene encoding uncharacterized protein LOC130998953, whose amino-acid sequence MVAASSGDPTAHPRCLRWTFRGKPRLHGLRDLFEGQGGVLPLEPDGDDLSSHYFISALTPGELSVSFRPPDNPLARGVQFPQQTGARVVEERGDEEDVPRQPRMTRSHSVRGPVRDARPYEPARHLVDPGKRPAPLTSSSSSGSRTVSSPSEGEVDRKWVKKTIRQEIKLAFGKFVDKLKGKGKKDRCKKSKHFRVPDSPDDDDQRRSPDDYQPRAPPQRRSPPPSASGPDASGPSVSRPCDDDPRDEEPRHPETQVYPSRPSDYAHSRPAETPDYNEQWRAMNQSVQGDYTPAEQTFDWSTQVYPHWSSPFLKPQYSTETPIFFAEPLTSIAPHEWGQSSSAGQAQTEEPEPQAEQPQVLLLQQPEQPPAEQPPAEPPRRSQRVRRPSNFQRSPWVNSRMPRPVTQYCSDHYEKWMARCREGRGGEIYVKASGGLREYDDFARVDNVSQEFTTGDIDLYFLTLRNRLRDSLDLLDDVDMNNTIIVDTDWFIYLKKEWDALLEKWAGSEFTPEEYHILTHGAIADGWEPEIDWLCQVRGKSVRGHELPPGHIGWMDATQVLVPVIIGHHFILCRIRLGELVCEVYDPVFHKLSPRQQDARVGELLPLLRLLPVVLQLSRWIDDTSIDSTVAKAKYPLMTSEFAPAEVQFHQQDSVSCGPFVCMYAERLISGSPSIEWGNHNVAAYRSKIARSIFSLCETWRARTTRLGFA is encoded by the exons ATGGTCGCAGCATCTAGCGGTGATCCGACAGCGCACCCTCGGTGTTTGAGATGGACTTTCAGGGGTAAGCCCCGGCTTCACGGTCTGCGCGATCTATTCGAGGGACAG GGTGGTGTCCTGCCCCTGGAGCCCGATGGTGACGATCTGTCGAGTCACTACTTCATATCAGCGCTGACACCGGGCGAACTCTCGGTGAGCTTCAGGCCCCCCGACAACCCATTAGCTCGGGGTGTCCAATTTCCACAGCAGACCGGAGCCCGTGTTGTGGAGGAGCGCGGGGACGAGGAGGATGTACCTAGACAACCTCGTATGACTCGCAGTCACAGTGTTCGGggccctgtgagggatgctcgaccctacgagccggctcgtcattTAGTAGATCCGGGCAAGCGCCCAGCGCCGCTTACTTCTTCATCGTCGAGCGGATCTCGGACTGTATCCAGTCCCAGCGAGGGTGAGGTGGACCGTAAGTGGGTGAAGAAGACGATCCGTCAGGAGATTAAGTTGGCCTTCGGCAAATTCGTGGATAAACTGAAGGGCAAGGGTAAAAAGGATAGGTGCAAGAAGAGCAAACATTTCCGAGTGCCCGACTCCCCTGATGATGATGACCAGCGACGGTCCCCTGATGATTACCAGCCACGGGCTCCTCCACAGCGACGGTCTCCTCCACCCAGTGCTTCAGGGCCCGACGCTTCAGGGCCAAGCGTTTCACGTCCCTGCGACGACGACCCCCGCGATGAGGAACCACGCCATCCAGAGACCCAGGTCTACCCATCACGCCCTTCAGATTATGCCCATTCCCGCCCAGCAGAGACCCCGGATTACAACGAGCAGTGGCGGGCCATGAATCAGTCTGTTCAGGGCGACTACACACCGGCAGAGCAGACTTTCGACTGGTCGACCCAGGTCTACCCTCATTGGTCTTCCCCATTCCTGAAGCCGCAGTATAGCACAGAGACCCCGATATTCTTTGCTGAACCgctcacttctattgcaccacaTGAGTGGGGACAGTCCAGTTCGGCAGGGCAGGCTCAGACGGAGGAGCCTGAGCCACAGGCAGAGCAGCCACAGGTACTGCTGCTGCAGCAGCCAGAGCAGCCGCCGGCAGAGCAGCCACCAGCAGAGCCCCCGCGTCGCAGTCAGAGGGTGAGGCGTCCGTCTAACTTTCAGAGATCgccttgggttaatagccgaatgCCACGTCCAGTGACACAATACTGCAGTGACCATTATGAGAAGTGGATGGCTAGGTGTCGAGAGGGTAGGGGTGGTGAGATTTATGTCAAGGCAAGTGGTGGTTTGCGGGAGTACGACGACTTCGCGCGCGTGGATAATGTCAGCCAGGAATTCACAACTGGG GATATTGACTTGTATTTCTTGACCTTGAGAAATAGACTTCGAGATTCCCTGGATTTACTGGATGACGTAGATATGAATAACACAATCATAGTAGACACGGATTGGTTT ATATACCTCAAGAAAGAGTGGGACGCTCTATTGGAGAAGTGGGCAGGAAGTGAGTTTACTCCAGAGGAGTATCATATATTGACGCATGGAGCAATAGCTGATGGTTGGGAGCCTGAGATAGACTGGCTCTGCCAAGTACGTGGAAAATCCGTTAGGGGCCATGAACTTCCTCCTGGTCATATAGGATGGATGGATGCCACACAG GTTCTCGTACCAGTCATAATTGGCCACCATTTTATCCTATGTCGGATTCGGTTAGGAGAATTGGTTTGCGAGGTCTATGACCCAGTATTCCACAAGCTATCACCTCGACAGCAGGATGCTCGAGTTGGTGAACTACTACCTTTACTGAGATTGTTGCCAGTTGTCCTTCAGTTGTCGAGGTGGATAGACGACACATCCATTGATTCGACAGTGGCAAAGGCCAAGTACCCACTTATGACGTCGGAGTTTGCTCCAGCGGAGGTTCAGTTTCACCAGCAGGACTCTGTCAGCTGCGGGCCTTTCGTCTGCATGTATGCAGAACGACTGATATCTGGCTCTCCATCCATTGAGTGGGGTAACCACAACGTGGCGGCATATAGGAGCAAGATTGCTAGATCTATATTTTCGTTGTGTGAAACTTGGAGGGCCCGTACCACTAGACTTGGTTTTGCATAG